AGGCATTTTCGCCGACCGCATCGCTCGGGCAGTAGGTCATCCCGACGAACTGCACGCTGTAGACGTCCTTGAAGGCGTCTTCACCGACCACGGCGACATTGCCAACGGCGTAGTTGGTCATCGTCTGGTTGGCCAGAACCGGCACGTCCCAGCCGATGTCGGCACGATTTTCGAGCAACTTGCGCGAGTCGTCACCGATCGAGTTGATCAAAAGGATCGCCTCGGCGCCCGAGCTGCGCATCTGGAACAGCTGCGGGGTCATGTCCTCAGTGCGGAATGCGAATTCCTGCACTGCGGTCGGCTCGACGCCCTTCGACTTCAGGTAGTCGACGATTTCGACCACGGCAGCCTTCGACATGCCGCCATTGTCCGAAATCAGCGCCAGCTTCTTGAGCTTGAGCACGTCGATGGCGAAGTCGATATTCGGCCTCATCTGGTTGAGGCCGGTGACCGAACCCGAGAAATGGAACGGACCAGCCTCGGGAGTCAGCTGGGTCGAGGCAGCCGAAGAGACTTGGGCAATCTTCTTCTCGCTCGCAACCGGAACGACCGGGATGGTCTCCTGGCTGGTGGCCGGGCCGACGAGCGCCTCGACCTTCTCGTTCTCGATCAGGCGGCGCACTTCGGCAACCGCATGGGTCGGGTCGGTCA
The nucleotide sequence above comes from Aminobacter aminovorans. Encoded proteins:
- a CDS encoding ABC transporter substrate-binding protein, with translation MNFQWNSSITRRIAMGMVSVAALALSAGISQAQEVVKIGGIMSMTGGGASIGKTAEVGWKLAIEDINAAGGILGKKAELVLGDTMTDPTHAVAEVRRLIENEKVEALVGPATSQETIPVVPVASEKKIAQVSSAASTQLTPEAGPFHFSGSVTGLNQMRPNIDFAIDVLKLKKLALISDNGGMSKAAVVEIVDYLKSKGVEPTAVQEFAFRTEDMTPQLFQMRSSGAEAILLINSIGDDSRKLLENRADIGWDVPVLANQTMTNYAVGNVAVVGEDAFKDVYSVQFVGMTYCPSDAVGENAFAKFAKRAKEQVPDVDRMGGASALIPYYIQPIVLAAAINGSGKTDGESIAAWLLANASKVEMLTGPIQASGKSHFLPAPESIKVVKNPYKPREDGLVERADCGA